In the genome of Pseudomonas sp. LBUM920, one region contains:
- a CDS encoding NAD(P)H-dependent oxidoreductase — protein MHALIVVAHHDPQSLTHSLAAQVAAGLTAAGHTFEIADLAAEGFDPRYTAADHRVHRTRATPPADILAEQARIDRADALVIAFPIYWWSLPALLKGWIDRVFVNGWAIDYGPDTPVVKKLRHLQVHLLALGAADHSAFDRHGYTQAMRTQIDYGIFDYCGAQVVTSALLLESESGGAQAHLQAAKVVGQGLFEDETVAG, from the coding sequence ATGCACGCTCTGATCGTTGTTGCTCATCACGACCCGCAATCGCTCACCCACAGCCTCGCCGCGCAAGTGGCGGCAGGCTTGACTGCCGCCGGCCACACGTTCGAGATCGCCGACCTCGCCGCCGAAGGTTTCGACCCGCGCTACACCGCTGCCGACCACCGTGTGCACCGCACCCGAGCCACGCCCCCGGCCGACATCCTCGCTGAACAAGCACGCATCGACCGCGCCGACGCGCTGGTTATCGCCTTCCCGATTTATTGGTGGTCGCTGCCAGCCTTGCTCAAAGGCTGGATCGACCGCGTGTTCGTCAACGGCTGGGCCATCGACTACGGTCCCGATACGCCGGTGGTGAAGAAACTGCGGCACTTGCAGGTGCACCTGCTGGCCCTCGGCGCGGCGGATCACAGTGCGTTCGACCGCCACGGGTACACCCAGGCGATGCGCACGCAAATTGACTACGGGATTTTTGATTATTGCGGTGCTCAGGTGGTGACGTCCGCGCTGCTGTTGGAATCCGAGAGCGGGGGGGCGCAAGCGCATTTACAGGCGGCGAAGGTCGTGGGGCAGGGCCTGTTTGAGGACGAAACCGTGGCCGGGTGA
- a CDS encoding 3-phosphoshikimate 1-carboxyvinyltransferase, giving the protein MSSQKTVTVTPPNFPLNGKVAPPGSKSITNRALLLAALAKGTSRLSGALKSDDTRHMSVALRQMGVTIDEPDDTTFVVTGSGKLQLPAQPLFLGNAGTAMRFLTAAVATVEGTVVLDGDDYMQKRPIGPLLATLGQNGIRVDSPTGCPPVTVHGVGKVQAKRFEIDGGLSSQYVSALLMLAACGEAPIEVALTGKDIGARGYVDLTLDCMRAFGAQVEVVDDTTWRVAPTGYTAHDYLIEPDASAATYLWAAEVLTGGRIDIGVAAQDFTQPDAKAQAVIAQFPNMQANVVGSQMQDAIPTLAVLAAFNNTPVRFTELANLRVKECDRVQALHDGLNEIRPGLATIEGDDLLVASDPALAGTTCNALIDTHADHRIAMCFALAGLKVAGIRIQDPDCVAKTYPEYWKALGSLGVALSY; this is encoded by the coding sequence TTGAGTTCGCAGAAAACCGTGACCGTGACACCGCCCAATTTCCCCCTGAACGGCAAGGTCGCTCCTCCCGGCTCCAAATCCATTACCAACCGCGCCCTGTTGCTGGCGGCGCTGGCCAAGGGCACCAGCCGTTTGAGCGGCGCGCTGAAAAGCGATGACACCCGCCACATGTCGGTGGCCCTGCGCCAGATGGGCGTGACCATCGATGAGCCGGATGACACCACCTTCGTGGTCACAGGCTCCGGCAAACTGCAATTGCCCGCACAGCCGTTGTTCCTCGGCAATGCCGGCACCGCCATGCGGTTTCTCACGGCGGCCGTGGCAACGGTCGAAGGCACCGTGGTGCTGGACGGCGACGACTACATGCAAAAACGCCCGATCGGCCCGCTGCTGGCCACCCTTGGCCAGAACGGCATCCGCGTCGACAGCCCCACGGGTTGCCCGCCGGTGACCGTGCACGGCGTGGGCAAGGTCCAGGCCAAACGCTTTGAAATCGACGGCGGTTTGTCCAGCCAGTATGTGTCGGCCTTGCTCATGCTTGCCGCCTGCGGCGAAGCGCCGATTGAAGTGGCGCTGACCGGCAAGGACATCGGCGCCCGTGGCTACGTGGACCTGACCCTGGACTGCATGCGTGCCTTTGGCGCACAGGTCGAAGTGGTCGACGACACCACCTGGCGCGTCGCCCCCACCGGCTACACCGCCCATGACTACCTGATCGAACCCGATGCCTCCGCTGCAACGTACCTGTGGGCCGCTGAAGTGTTGACCGGCGGGCGCATCGACATCGGCGTGGCGGCGCAGGACTTCACCCAGCCGGACGCCAAGGCCCAGGCCGTGATCGCCCAGTTCCCGAACATGCAGGCCAACGTGGTCGGCTCGCAGATGCAGGACGCGATCCCGACCCTGGCAGTCTTGGCCGCGTTCAATAACACCCCGGTGCGCTTCACTGAACTGGCCAACCTGCGCGTGAAGGAATGTGACCGGGTGCAGGCGCTGCACGATGGCCTCAACGAAATTCGCCCAGGCCTGGCCACCATCGAAGGCGACGACCTGCTGGTCGCCAGCGACCCTGCACTGGCCGGCACCACGTGCAACGCGCTGATCGACACCCATGCCGACCACCGCATTGCCATGTGCTTTGCGCTGGCCGGGCTGAAGGTCGCGGGAATCCGCATTCAAGACCCGGACTGCGTGGCCAAGACCTACCCTGAGTACTGGAAGGCCTTGGGCAGTCTTGGGGTCGCACTGAGCTACTGA
- a CDS encoding class I SAM-dependent methyltransferase, giving the protein MTPDALATLHAHLLTALASPPAETRRLFHGRGRCWPGLEQLTVDWLQGVILVALFKAPEAEQLDALKQMLKEQLSTYTVALQHRYLPQSTTEWLVGNAVDELTITEGGLRYLIDLGKKQNSGLFLDMRYGRNWVREQAKGQRVLNLFAYTCGFSVAAIEGGADHVVNLDMARGALSRGRDNHRLNGHDLSNVTFLGHDLFKSWAKVTHSGPYDLVIIDPPSFQKGSFLLTKDYQRVLRRLPDLLTPQGSVLACMNDPAFGEDFLIDGVTREAPGLRFVERLQNPPEFPDIDPQSGLKALVFRQG; this is encoded by the coding sequence ATGACCCCAGACGCACTTGCCACCCTGCACGCCCACCTGCTCACCGCCCTGGCCAGCCCGCCCGCCGAGACCCGGCGACTGTTCCACGGCCGTGGCCGCTGCTGGCCGGGGCTGGAACAACTGACGGTGGACTGGTTGCAAGGGGTGATTCTGGTTGCGTTGTTCAAAGCGCCGGAGGCCGAACAGCTGGACGCGTTGAAACAGATGCTCAAGGAACAGCTCAGCACCTATACCGTGGCCCTGCAACACCGCTACCTGCCGCAAAGCACCACAGAATGGCTGGTGGGTAACGCTGTTGATGAGCTGACGATCACCGAAGGCGGCCTGCGCTACCTGATCGACCTGGGAAAGAAACAGAACAGCGGGCTGTTCCTCGACATGCGTTACGGCCGTAACTGGGTGCGTGAGCAGGCCAAAGGCCAGCGCGTACTCAACTTGTTCGCGTATACCTGCGGGTTCTCGGTCGCGGCCATCGAAGGCGGCGCCGACCATGTGGTGAACCTGGACATGGCCCGTGGCGCCCTCAGCCGTGGCCGCGACAACCACCGCCTGAATGGTCATGACTTGAGCAACGTCACCTTTTTGGGCCACGACCTGTTCAAGTCCTGGGCCAAGGTCACCCACAGCGGGCCTTATGATTTGGTCATCATCGATCCGCCCTCCTTTCAGAAAGGCAGCTTCCTGCTGACCAAGGACTACCAACGCGTGCTGCGCCGGCTGCCGGATTTGCTCACGCCCCAGGGCAGCGTACTGGCGTGCATGAACGACCCGGCGTTTGGCGAAGACTTCCTGATCGACGGCGTCACCCGCGAAGCACCGGGCCTGCGCTTTGTTGAGCGGCTGCAAAACCCGCCTGAATTTCCGGATATCGACCCCCAAAGTGGCTTGAAGGCGCTGGTGTTCCGTCAGGGTTGA
- a CDS encoding chloride channel protein, producing the protein MPTTFRSSLILALVVVLTGIGAGLGGMLLALLLHGIQHLAYGYSLDSLVSHETFLWGVTAAAPQRRLLVLVICGLVAGVGWWAIYRYGRPLVSIKQAVGEKMPIMPPKTTLAHAILQIITVALGSPLGREVAPREVGALAATWLSQRARLEPSMHRLIVACGAGAGLAAVYNVPLGGAVFVLEVLVGTFSWPAAVIALATSAIGAAVAWIGLGAESQYVVPHFLLSPALIAWAVVCGPVFGVAAYAFSRVTGAARANAARGWRLPVLALINFTLIGGLAMLLPQILGNGKGPAQLGFDNELTIGLAAILLLVKVLITTSSLRAGAEGGLLTPALANGALLAIILGGAWSLAWPGVPLGAFAIIGAAAFLAASMSMPLTAIVLVAEFTRIDHDFLVPIILAVVGSMCVSKLLVRWENAGKKPA; encoded by the coding sequence ATGCCGACCACGTTTCGCTCATCGTTGATTCTGGCCCTGGTGGTCGTGCTGACTGGCATCGGCGCCGGGCTTGGCGGGATGCTCCTGGCGTTGCTGCTGCACGGCATCCAGCACCTGGCGTACGGGTACAGCCTCGACAGCCTGGTCAGCCATGAAACCTTTCTGTGGGGCGTGACCGCCGCCGCGCCACAGCGTCGGTTACTGGTTTTGGTCATTTGCGGCCTCGTTGCGGGTGTGGGCTGGTGGGCGATTTATCGCTACGGCCGCCCGCTGGTGAGCATCAAGCAAGCGGTTGGCGAAAAGATGCCGATCATGCCGCCCAAGACCACCCTCGCCCACGCCATCCTGCAAATCATCACCGTGGCCCTCGGCTCGCCGCTGGGGCGTGAAGTGGCGCCGCGTGAAGTCGGCGCACTGGCGGCGACATGGTTATCGCAGCGTGCGCGACTGGAACCGTCGATGCATCGGCTGATCGTAGCCTGCGGCGCGGGTGCGGGCCTGGCGGCGGTGTACAACGTGCCGTTGGGCGGCGCGGTGTTTGTGCTGGAAGTGCTGGTCGGCACATTCAGCTGGCCAGCAGCGGTGATTGCGCTGGCAACGTCGGCGATTGGGGCCGCGGTGGCGTGGATCGGCCTTGGCGCAGAGTCGCAATACGTGGTGCCGCATTTTCTGCTGAGCCCGGCGTTGATCGCCTGGGCCGTGGTGTGTGGCCCGGTGTTTGGCGTGGCGGCCTACGCTTTCAGCCGCGTTACCGGCGCCGCCAGGGCGAACGCCGCGCGCGGCTGGCGTTTGCCGGTGCTGGCGTTGATCAACTTTACCCTCATCGGTGGGTTGGCCATGCTGCTGCCGCAGATCCTCGGCAACGGCAAGGGCCCGGCGCAACTGGGTTTCGACAATGAGCTGACAATCGGCCTGGCCGCCATCCTGCTGCTGGTCAAAGTGCTGATCACGACCAGCAGCCTGCGCGCCGGGGCCGAAGGCGGGCTGCTGACCCCGGCCCTGGCCAATGGCGCGTTGCTGGCGATCATCCTCGGCGGCGCCTGGAGCCTGGCGTGGCCCGGCGTGCCGCTGGGCGCGTTTGCGATCATCGGCGCAGCGGCGTTCCTGGCGGCGAGCATGAGCATGCCGCTGACGGCGATTGTGCTGGTGGCGGAATTTACCCGGATCGACCATGACTTTCTGGTGCCGATCATCCTGGCGGTGGTGGGTTCGATGTGCGTGAGCAAACTGCTTGTGCGCTGGGAAAACGCTGGAAAAAAGCCGGCCTAA
- the nudC gene encoding NAD(+) diphosphatase codes for MTPGWITTTLLDNDAPGGWAVARSREGFLHDTNGPLFPREWLKRQDLSVFAEHGIGHLDGEPVYLLELNSASDVPGCSWQGLRAFMLQGDHTLYKVLGYAAQIGTWAREHRFCGSCGQAMVQVPRERAMHCPACDLRSYPRISPSMIVLVTRGDEILLARSPRFVTGVYSTLAGFAEPGESAEDCLIREVREEVQVEVKNIQYMGSQCWPFPHSMMLGFHAEYAGGDIVPQADEIEDAQWFNIHDLPPLPASRSIARYLIDLYLARRLGHAEPVLPG; via the coding sequence ATGACCCCAGGCTGGATTACCACAACGCTGCTGGACAACGACGCCCCCGGTGGCTGGGCCGTCGCCCGCAGCCGCGAAGGCTTTTTGCATGACACCAACGGCCCGCTGTTCCCGCGCGAATGGCTCAAGCGCCAGGACCTGTCGGTGTTCGCCGAACACGGCATCGGCCACCTCGACGGTGAGCCGGTGTACTTGCTGGAACTGAACTCGGCGAGTGACGTGCCGGGCTGCAGCTGGCAAGGTTTGCGCGCTTTCATGCTGCAGGGCGATCACACGTTGTACAAAGTGCTCGGCTACGCCGCGCAGATCGGCACCTGGGCGCGCGAGCACCGGTTTTGCGGCAGCTGCGGCCAGGCCATGGTCCAGGTGCCGCGTGAGCGTGCGATGCATTGCCCGGCCTGCGACCTGCGCAGTTACCCGCGCATTTCGCCGAGCATGATTGTGCTGGTGACCCGAGGCGACGAGATTCTGCTGGCGCGTTCGCCGCGTTTTGTCACGGGCGTCTACAGCACCCTGGCCGGGTTCGCCGAGCCGGGTGAGTCGGCCGAAGACTGCCTGATCCGCGAGGTGCGCGAGGAAGTGCAGGTGGAGGTCAAGAATATCCAGTACATGGGCAGCCAATGCTGGCCGTTCCCGCATTCGATGATGCTCGGCTTCCATGCCGAATATGCCGGTGGCGACATCGTGCCCCAAGCTGACGAGATCGAGGACGCGCAATGGTTCAACATCCACGACCTGCCGCCGCTGCCGGCGTCACGTTCGATTGCGCGTTACCTGATCGACCTCTACCTGGCGCGTCGTTTAGGCCACGCTGAACCAGTGTTGCCAGGCTAG
- the pcsA gene encoding phosphatidylcholine synthase encodes MISTLHVARLKAWGAHGFTATGVVLAFLATLALLENSPKACLLWLGLALVVDGVDGSLARRVNVSTVLPSFDGSVLDLVIDYLTYVFIPALFIYRYIDLPDFTHLFTVSVILVSSLFCFCNVNMKSKDNYFVGFPAAWNVVALCVYIIQPDAWVTLLTVIGLALLTVTPMKFLHPFRVKRFMPINIAVTTIWLLCSFLMVVDYPNTNPWTFGLWSLMSAYFLGICVWRTALEWLDKRHG; translated from the coding sequence GTGATATCGACCCTGCATGTAGCCAGACTCAAAGCCTGGGGCGCCCACGGCTTTACCGCCACCGGCGTCGTGCTGGCCTTTCTGGCCACGCTTGCGCTGCTGGAAAACTCACCCAAGGCTTGCCTGCTCTGGCTGGGCCTGGCACTGGTAGTCGATGGCGTAGACGGCTCCCTGGCCCGACGAGTGAATGTCAGCACGGTATTGCCAAGCTTCGATGGCTCGGTGCTGGACCTGGTGATTGATTACCTGACGTATGTGTTTATTCCGGCGTTGTTCATCTACCGCTATATCGACCTGCCCGACTTCACTCACCTGTTTACGGTGTCGGTGATTCTGGTGTCGTCGCTGTTCTGCTTCTGCAATGTGAACATGAAGAGCAAGGACAACTACTTCGTCGGCTTCCCCGCCGCCTGGAACGTGGTTGCCCTGTGCGTGTACATCATCCAGCCGGACGCCTGGGTCACCTTGCTGACGGTGATTGGCCTGGCGCTGCTGACCGTGACGCCGATGAAGTTTTTGCACCCGTTCCGGGTCAAGCGCTTTATGCCGATCAACATTGCCGTGACCACGATCTGGTTGCTGTGCAGCTTTTTGATGGTGGTGGACTACCCGAATACCAACCCATGGACGTTCGGGTTGTGGTCGCTGATGTCGGCGTATTTCCTCGGCATTTGTGTGTGGCGCACAGCGCTGGAGTGGCTGGACAAGCGTCACGGTTGA
- a CDS encoding TSUP family transporter — protein sequence MPFELSVDLTTLAILAIVAFIAGFIDAIAGGGGLLTTPALLTAGMPPHLVLGTNKLSSTFGSATASFTFYRRKLFHPRQWVHAIVGTLIGALAGAVVAHYLPAETLNKMLPVIVFGCGVYLLFGGTPKAPLDADAPIKKKWQSTQGFGLGFYDGVAGPGTGAFWTVSTMLLHPIDLVKASGVARSMNFVSNAAALSVFIFNGSVDWIVGLAMGFSVMCGAFFGARSAISGGAKFIRPVFITVVLGLTVRLAWQHWFSVA from the coding sequence ATGCCCTTCGAACTCAGCGTCGACCTCACCACCCTCGCCATCCTGGCCATCGTGGCCTTTATCGCCGGCTTCATCGATGCCATCGCCGGCGGCGGCGGGCTGCTCACCACGCCCGCCCTGCTGACCGCCGGCATGCCGCCCCACCTGGTGCTGGGCACCAATAAACTCAGTTCCACCTTCGGCTCGGCCACCGCCAGCTTCACCTTCTACCGGCGCAAACTTTTTCATCCCCGTCAGTGGGTGCATGCCATCGTCGGCACGTTGATCGGCGCGCTGGCCGGTGCGGTCGTCGCGCACTACCTGCCGGCCGAAACCCTGAACAAAATGCTCCCGGTGATCGTATTCGGCTGCGGTGTGTACCTGCTGTTTGGCGGTACGCCCAAGGCGCCGCTGGATGCCGACGCGCCGATCAAGAAGAAGTGGCAATCCACCCAGGGCTTTGGCCTGGGCTTCTACGACGGCGTGGCCGGCCCCGGCACCGGCGCGTTCTGGACGGTCAGCACGATGCTGCTGCACCCCATCGACCTGGTAAAGGCCAGCGGCGTCGCGCGCAGCATGAACTTCGTCAGCAACGCGGCGGCGCTGTCGGTGTTCATCTTCAACGGCTCGGTGGACTGGATCGTCGGCCTGGCGATGGGCTTTTCGGTAATGTGCGGCGCATTCTTTGGCGCACGCAGCGCGATCAGCGGCGGCGCCAAATTCATTCGCCCGGTGTTTATCACCGTGGTCCTCGGCCTGACCGTGCGTCTAGCCTGGCAACACTGGTTCAGCGTGGCCTAA
- a CDS encoding lytic polysaccharide monooxygenase auxiliary activity family 9 protein has product MNKPQTQLRHGRVVTPASRGSVAVERGLLGNWQVNEMEGGKNFPALTAGPFPAPYQTDDQSVTPPADGHILSGGKTDERDCINFTDEEMSKKLNTPFTWPLLNVEAGQVFKVQWQYTAAHVTRGYRWLITKDGWDPKQRISRAQLEAKPFFEDFYTQVPYYQHADEMKARVEHQVTLPKGKKGRHVVVLMWIVANTGNAFYQAFDLDFK; this is encoded by the coding sequence ATGAACAAACCTCAGACGCAACTTAGGCACGGCCGTGTCGTGACCCCCGCCAGCCGAGGCTCGGTGGCGGTAGAACGTGGGCTGCTGGGCAACTGGCAGGTCAATGAAATGGAAGGCGGCAAGAACTTCCCGGCACTCACCGCCGGGCCTTTCCCTGCGCCTTATCAAACCGATGATCAAAGCGTCACGCCGCCGGCCGACGGGCACATCCTGAGCGGCGGCAAAACCGATGAGCGCGATTGCATCAACTTCACCGATGAGGAGATGAGCAAAAAGCTCAACACCCCGTTCACTTGGCCATTGCTCAATGTCGAGGCCGGCCAGGTGTTCAAGGTGCAGTGGCAATACACCGCTGCCCACGTCACCCGGGGTTATCGCTGGCTCATCACCAAGGATGGCTGGGACCCCAAGCAGCGCATCAGCCGCGCCCAGCTTGAGGCAAAACCATTCTTTGAAGACTTCTACACCCAGGTGCCGTATTACCAGCACGCCGACGAAATGAAAGCCAGGGTCGAGCACCAGGTGACCTTGCCCAAGGGCAAAAAAGGCCGCCACGTGGTGGTGTTGATGTGGATCGTGGCCAACACCGGCAACGCGTTCTATCAGGCGTTTGACCTGGACTTCAAATAA
- a CDS encoding crotonase/enoyl-CoA hydratase family protein: MSEYQAFVVELTGNVAHVQINRPEKINAMNAAFWTEIIDIFQWVEDTDAVRAVVLSGAGKHFSSGIDLMLLASVANEFGKDVGRNARLLRRKILELQASFNAVDHCRKPVLAAIHGYCIGGAIDLISACDMRYAAEDAQFSIKEIDIGMAADVGTLQRLPRIVGDGMLRELAYTGRQFGAEEARSIGLVNRVYADYASLLAGVMDIAQQIAAKSPIAVTGTKAMISYMRDHTVNDGLEYVATWNSAMLQSNDLRVAIAAHMSKQKPEFVD; encoded by the coding sequence ATGTCCGAATACCAAGCTTTCGTCGTCGAACTCACCGGCAACGTTGCCCATGTGCAGATCAATCGCCCGGAAAAGATCAACGCGATGAACGCGGCGTTCTGGACCGAAATCATCGACATCTTCCAGTGGGTCGAGGACACCGACGCCGTGCGCGCCGTGGTACTCAGCGGCGCCGGCAAGCATTTTTCTTCCGGCATCGACCTGATGCTGCTGGCCTCGGTGGCCAACGAATTCGGCAAGGACGTGGGCCGCAATGCGCGCTTGTTGCGCCGCAAAATCCTCGAGCTGCAAGCCTCGTTCAACGCCGTCGACCATTGCCGCAAACCGGTGCTGGCGGCGATCCACGGCTACTGCATCGGCGGCGCCATCGACTTGATCAGTGCCTGCGACATGCGCTACGCCGCTGAAGACGCGCAGTTCTCGATCAAGGAAATCGACATCGGCATGGCCGCCGACGTGGGCACCTTGCAGCGCCTGCCACGCATTGTCGGCGACGGCATGCTGCGTGAACTGGCTTACACCGGCCGCCAGTTCGGTGCTGAGGAAGCGCGCAGCATCGGCCTGGTCAATCGCGTGTATGCGGACTATGCAAGCCTGTTGGCCGGCGTCATGGACATTGCCCAGCAAATCGCCGCCAAGTCGCCGATTGCCGTGACCGGCACCAAGGCGATGATCAGCTACATGCGTGACCACACGGTCAATGATGGTTTGGAATACGTTGCCACCTGGAACTCGGCTATGTTGCAATCCAACGACCTGCGCGTGGCCATCGCGGCCCATATGAGTAAGCAGAAACCCGAATTCGTGGATTGA
- a CDS encoding UPF0149 family protein codes for MHAQPLAPADFEFIDETLLKYGDDHSVLNLAELDGYFTALVSSPAQVDVAEWFPAIWGGQNPDWESVEEAQRFLELCVRHMNTLAAQLATDAQGFKARFDDTEHQGHVVTLAEEWCFGYIRGAAIGHWPELPAELAGQLEKISWCAEQDNFELPADLDVNAHQQRVSAIEPAARALHDYWLSKR; via the coding sequence ATGCACGCCCAACCCCTCGCCCCCGCCGATTTCGAATTCATCGACGAAACCCTGCTCAAGTACGGTGACGATCACTCGGTGCTGAACCTGGCCGAACTCGACGGCTACTTCACTGCGCTGGTCTCAAGCCCGGCACAAGTGGACGTCGCTGAGTGGTTTCCGGCGATCTGGGGTGGGCAGAACCCGGACTGGGAAAGTGTGGAGGAGGCCCAACGTTTTCTCGAACTGTGCGTGCGCCATATGAATACCCTGGCCGCGCAGTTGGCAACCGACGCGCAAGGCTTCAAGGCTCGCTTTGATGACACGGAGCATCAGGGCCACGTCGTCACCCTGGCGGAGGAATGGTGCTTTGGCTATATCCGTGGCGCCGCGATCGGCCACTGGCCCGAATTGCCCGCCGAACTGGCCGGGCAACTGGAGAAAATTTCTTGGTGCGCCGAGCAGGACAACTTCGAATTGCCGGCGGACCTGGATGTAAACGCCCATCAACAGCGGGTCAGCGCAATCGAACCGGCTGCGCGGGCGCTACATGATTACTGGTTGAGCAAACGCTGA